The proteins below come from a single Gaiellales bacterium genomic window:
- a CDS encoding ABC transporter permease: MSATTAEGNNPAVLQPATETAAQARRETLRLILRSKTVWVGGLILAFWVLCALFGSHIAPHDAYQQNLLDHNARPSSAHWAGTDALGRDVFSRVIVGSRNILLVAPLATLLGTILGTALGLTMGYFRGLTDDILSRMVEAVLALPLVIVALTVLAATGTSNLTLVLVIGLVFAPIIARTVRAAVLSEREQEYVTAAELRGEKAPYILFAEVLPNVLPPVLVEFTVRVGYAIFAVATLSFLGFGPQPPSPDWGAQINDAYALISAGFWWESLGPAMAIASLVVAVNLIADGLQRAVTE, encoded by the coding sequence GTGAGCGCGACGACCGCCGAGGGCAACAACCCGGCCGTCCTCCAGCCCGCGACCGAGACCGCCGCCCAGGCGCGTCGCGAGACGCTGCGCCTGATCCTCCGCTCGAAGACCGTGTGGGTGGGTGGCCTGATCCTGGCGTTCTGGGTGCTCTGCGCGCTGTTCGGCAGCCACATCGCACCGCACGACGCCTACCAGCAGAACCTGCTCGACCACAACGCGCGCCCGTCGTCGGCGCACTGGGCCGGCACCGACGCGCTCGGCCGCGACGTCTTCTCTCGTGTGATCGTGGGATCGCGCAACATCCTGCTGGTGGCTCCGCTGGCGACGCTGCTCGGCACGATCCTGGGCACGGCGCTGGGGCTCACGATGGGCTACTTCCGCGGGCTCACGGACGACATTCTCAGCCGCATGGTGGAGGCGGTGCTGGCGCTGCCCCTGGTAATCGTCGCGCTCACCGTGCTGGCCGCCACGGGCACCTCCAACCTCACGCTGGTGCTCGTGATCGGGCTGGTGTTCGCCCCGATCATCGCACGCACAGTGCGCGCAGCCGTGCTCTCGGAGCGCGAGCAGGAGTACGTCACCGCGGCGGAGCTGCGCGGCGAGAAGGCGCCCTACATCCTCTTCGCCGAGGTGCTGCCGAATGTGCTGCCGCCGGTCCTCGTCGAGTTCACCGTGCGCGTCGGCTATGCCATCTTCGCGGTCGCCACGCTCTCGTTCCTGGGCTTCGGGCCGCAGCCGCCGTCGCCCGACTGGGGCGCCCAGATCAACGACGCCTACGCGCTGATCTCGGCCGGCTTCTGGTGGGAGTCGCTGGGCCCGGCCATGGCGATCGCGTCGCTCGTCGTGGCCGTGAATCTGATCGCTGACGGCCTGCAGCGGGCGGTGACGGAATGA